In the Silene latifolia isolate original U9 population chromosome 1, ASM4854445v1, whole genome shotgun sequence genome, GAAATCCATTGTTTCGTCCATGGCAAACGTGCATTTCCACCGTTTGGACCATGGTCTGAACGTTGGTTTTCAACTTTGGTCCATGGTTCAACTTTCGGGGGACAATTTTCAGATTTACgcacaaaaatcaaaatttcgcTACTACTAAGTTAATACGTGAAGTAAATCAACTATCGAATAGAATTAACGATgcgcaaaaaaaattgaaaattaagCAAATATTGAAGTGATTAAGTTGTTTACGTACCGGTGAATCGGGATCCGacatattgttaattgttgttgttggttttttatttttttaatttaattgaatttgagaggaaatttttttagaaagagaaagtcAAAAGGGGAGTtatcgtcttttttatgaaaaacgtctcgatatttactaaaacgtcgtcgatataaatgAGCACAATATTGTAATtgtattgttgtttttgttgccaatcttttgctaattagttgtaatTGTATAGTTGTTTGCGTAAAATAAGTCAATTATATGTCGAATAATATTGTTGTTGGTGTCGAATTTGAGTCGGAAAAAATGGGGAAGGGGACACCATGGATGAAACGTGAGAATTGGTTGTTTCATCCATGGTGAAACGTGAATTTTGGACGTTTGGCCATGGAGGAACGATGGTTTTCGCCGTTTGCCCATGGACAAACGTTGGAATCCCACGTTTGGCcacggtgattttttttttttttttttttattccaaCGTTTGGTCCATGATGAACGTGGATTTCCATTGTTTGGACCATGGTGAACGTTGatttccaacgtttggaccatggGCTGAACGTTGGATTTCAACTTTGGTCCATGGTTCAACTTTCGGGGGACAAATTTCAGATTTACGCAGAAAAATCGCAATGTTTGCTATTACTAAGTTAATACGTGACGTAAATTAATTATCAAACAGATTTAACGgtgcgaaaaaaaaaattaaccaaataatgaagcgattaagttgtttaagTACCGGTGATTCGGGATCTGTcatgttgttaattgttgttgttggttttttttttaatttagttgatttttagttgaatttgagaggaaattttttagagagagaaagtgtttgATGGGTGGAAGGGcagttatcgtcttttttttgaaaaacgtcgtcgatatttactaaaacgtcgtcgatataaatcagccctacaaacaacaatctatctttcaaaactaattacaaaactaattgaaaaaaaaaaaacggatatGAACAGTAGCGGTGGCGACGGTAAACGGCAGTGGCGGCGTGGTAGTGGCGGCATTTGGTGGCGGTGTGGTGGTAGGAGGTGGTGATGGTGTTTGATGTTGGGAATATTTGGGGATTTTTGGAGTTAGAGGGAAAGAAGAGAGTGAGTGAGATGTGAAGGGCAAAATTGTCTTTCGAAATGAAAACGTCGTCGatgtttactaaaacgtcgtcgatatttacgaaTTGGAAAGAGGCAAAAAACGACGTCGTGTGAGAGTAATGCAGAAATCACATGATTCGTAACTGACAAAAGCATTCATCTTGTTTTTTCAGTTTAAAAAGGGTTGAAAAGCAATAAAACTTGGGTTGGGTCTGCTAACCTTCTCTTTACACCTTGCACCAAACACATCATCCCTCCTCACATTTTCTCCACCACCGTCCACCGCAAATGCCACCTGACATCCACCCAGCGCCGCCGCATTTTCCGTCTTCACCACTCAAACCGTAATTCCCCATAtcacaacacaacaacaaacaacttCAACAATGGCGCCTAAACAAAACGCCGCAGGTCTAGCACGTGACCTCCGCCACCGTATCCTCTCTTGCATGACTAAACTCTCCGACAAGGACACTCACTCCCATGCCGTATCCGAACTCCAGTCAATTATCCCTACATTAACCGCcgacactttctctctcttcatcaACTCTCTATCCTCCATCTCATCCTCCGACCGCGCTTCCGTCAGGTCCGCATCACTTACTCTCCTTTCCTCTCTCTCTTCCTTCCACGGTTCCTCTTTGTCGGCTCACCTCCCCAAGCTCACCGCCGCCGTCCTGCGCCGTCTGCGGGATCACGACACTGCCGTGCGATCCGCCGCTGCCGGTGCGGTATCCGTTTTCTGCCGACATTCTCTATCCTCTACGTCGGCGTTTAATTCTCTCGTGCGCGCGTTCGGGGACGCGCTCGCGACGGAGCAGGAGGTTTCGGCGCAAGGCGCGGCGGCAATGTGTGTTGCAGCTGCGGTGGAGTCGTCACCGGTTGTTGATGCGGTGGTGATTCTGAAGCTTGTGCCGAAATGGATGAAGTTGTTGAGGAGCGACGGGTTTAAGGCGAAATCGGCGGTTTTGGTGTTGTTGAGGAGTGTGATTAGGGCTTGTAAGATTGGGAATTGTGATTTGTTGAGAGATTTGGTTAATTGTGTTGTTGAGTTTTTGAAATCCGAGGATTGGGCGTCGCGGAAGGCGTCGGCTGAGGTATTGACAGAGATTGCTGTTGTTGAGAGGGAGTTGTTGTCGGAGATGAAGAGTTCTTGTTTGAGATTGTTTGAATCTCGGAAATTCGATAAGGTTTGCGTAAATTCACTCTTCTTTGGCTTTGATTTATGATTTAGTAATATGCTGTTATAATACACGCAGGATAATTTTTGGACTCGATCTTGATCGCGGTTTAttgaaaagaagtttgtgatgAATGTGTAGGTTAAAGGAGTAAGGGAAGCAATGGTCCAAATGGTGGAGGCGTGGAAGGAGGTTCCTGATGTATTTGATGATGGATCACCCCCTCCGAATTCACAAACTTCATCTAGAGGTGACCTATGATTATCTTTCAAGGATTTTCTAGTAATTGTTAATGCAAATGTGGTTTGAATTTTGGTTCATATTTTATATATGGCATTTGATTTGGAGTTTTGCAATACTACAATCGAATCTGGGATGATTATTGAGATTACACATTGGCAGTGAGGATATGACTGATTTATTAGACCAAGGAGTAGCGGATGTTCATTGATTATGGTGATGCTTTTGAGGGTAAACTCGTTATTTAGTTGTGTAAATGACTGTCATCCATTTATGTTTTCGAGTCTAACAACTCCAGCAAAATCATAGGTACAGCTGATGATTTTTTTAATTAGTAAATTGATCCAAATAATTTTATTAATGAAGGTGGTTTTTGGCATCAAAAGATTTTGTTTCTTGCTGCTTCTAATTTATTCACCCTCCACCAAATCGCCAACTGATTCGTACTGATGTTTGATTAAatcttattttgaatttttatcaagGGTGACTATGTATTTGCATCACGATCTCATACTAGTGCATATTATGGAAAACCTTGAAGCCATTTAAGTTTCGTTGTTTCCTTTGAAGATTAGAAATACTAAGCATCAAAGGTCAAGTAGTCCAACTTGGCGAAGCCTAATCAAAGTTCTAGTTCCTCTGCCTTATTTGCAAACTTACGCTAAAAAACAATGACATTCCATTTTCTTTCACGTGTTTATTTCCTGTTTTGACGTTGACTGTTGTCTGTAATGGTTTTATGTGATCATTCTTCTAAATTTTTTTCCCTAACTACAGAAAATGCCAGTAATGCACGTTTCCCTGCCAGATCTAAGATCTCTTGCACCGTAGGTTTGAACACTCCTGAAATGAGGAAAAAGCAAGCTTCACATAGAAGATTATCCATATGTGATAGTGCTTTGAAAACCACAGCTAGAAACAGGGGTGTTCCTGATGTTACACGGAGGAGATCAAGCACACCGGTTTACTCCAAGAAGCCTTCTGAAAGAACTGCTGATGTCACTGATCTTCGTGGTTCATCTGTAACTCCCAATCATGACGATGATAGTGTCGTGCGAAGGGAGGATGTAAAATCATCAAAGCCAGAAACAAAGAGAGGCCTTTTTAGCAAGAATTCTAGTTCTCGCGTGATGCCTTATGCTGAAGACGACTCCAATGGCTCTTTAGCTATCGACAATTCCTTGGCAGATATATGTAGACACCAGAAGGACTCTGATCATCTTTCTCTTATTCGTAAGCAGCTTGTTCAGATTGAACATCAGCAGTCTAGCCTGATGGATATCCTTCAGGTAAATCTTAGATAATTGTTTTTATTTGTATTCTTAATATATTTTTTCTTTTCTCCCTCCCCTAAAAAGCTCGTGAAGTAGCATTGATTCGACGCATTTTTTTGACACAATTTTCATTATTGGTCATCCTAAAAAAGCCTTTCTGTGCTGTTGGCATAGGATAAGGCTGCGTACATGTTAACTCCTTTACCCTGCCATTTGTAGGAGCTTTTGAGGCACTAGGGTAAATATTGTTGGTGTTGTGACAAAACAATTGGCTGCCTTTCCAATTTGCATGTCCTAAAAGCTAAAATGATATTATTCCCAACATCACTTTCATCAAAATAAGGAAATCAGAAGGGGGACATTTAGAGGTGCAAGTGtgcaacaattctataactttaGAGGTGCAACATTTCTTTCAAGTTAAAGGGGGGAGGGACATCGGGGTACCttttcgagagagagagagagagagagagagagagagagagagagagagagagagagagagagagagagagagagagagagagagagagagagagagagagagagagagagagagagagagattttgtTTAACAACGGACGGGTTCAATAAAAATTATCTTCAGTTTGCCTCAtaatttttccttcttttttttaaaagaaaaaaattaaTATTGCCTGTTTTCTCATGTTACTTGCTGGTCCTTTTATGAAACAGAAATTTATAGGTAGCTCACAGGATGGGATGCGTACTCTGGAGACACGTGTCCATGGCTTAGAGCAAGCCCTGGATGATATATCATATGATTTGGCAGTATCAACTGCTAGGATGTCTAATGTTGAACCCCCAAGATCCTCGTGCTGCTTGCTACCTGGCTCAGACTTTTTAAGTTCTAAGTTCTGGAGGAGGCCTGGGGCTCATTGGTCAACTTCACGGTTCTCTTTCTCTGCTGGCACACCTTCAGTTTCTGCTATAAACGGCATGACACATAGGAGCCCTGGCAATGGAATCGGACTAGAGAATAGAAGGTTTCGCCTCCGTGGTCCAGGTGGGATCATCATGAATCCATTAGCAGAGATACATGGTGACCCGAGGGGTATTTCAGAGGCGTCATCAAGCAGAGTGTGGAGGAGTGTACGCGCTGCTGCTTAACACGTGAAGGTGCATCAAAGGTGATTTTTTTTGTTCGTGTTTAAACTCTTAATTACCGTGTTTGAGTTATGTAATTCCTAACAACTTTTCGTCAAGGTCATTCGGAAGTATAGCTTTTTCCTGTTTTCAGCAGAGGGGTTAAGCTGCGAACTTAACAATTATACAACCCCCCCTTACCTGATGACCATAGGCAAAAGCAAAGTTACTGGGTAATGTTGTAATCCTAGCATTTCTGTTCACCAAAGTATTATGATCCTGCCCCTCTTTCTGTCTTGTTTAAATTAGGCAGTTTCAGTCACAAATATAAACAAGCTAAAACTGTTTTTTCCAaaattattttattgtaattttataatGTAGGAATGAAGAAAACTCTTGTAACTTATACCTCCTCACTCCCATTTGATTGTGTACATTTTTCTAATTATAAGGGAAATTTTGAAAAATGTATTCCATCAAATGGAATAGAGGAAATATTAGACACTGGTGCACGATTATGTTTTGCTGGTTTTGCTGCTGGGTGCGTAATCATGTCCAACAAGTTTGTTTGATGTGAGCGGCTACTTGGTGCTGGAATGATCACTTGCTAAATCATTCTCCGAAGAGACCATCCCACATAGAAACAGGGGACATACAATTGGTAAATACTTTGAATATATACAAAGTATTGATGGATATTTAGTAGGTATATAGAGCAGTCTTGCTAAAAAAAATGTCTGAAACTCACTTTTGAGCAACTGTCCATTATTAAAGTGTTGTATTTTCTTTGTTGTAGTTTGCTTAATTGCGGAATGACCATCTTATGAGAAAAGCTTCACGTGGACTCGCTAATGCTTCTTTTGCCGAGCTACTGTTTGTCCAATGTCTGATGAAGAATACGTATTTAATTCAAGTTGATGCGATTATATAATTCTCTATTTTCCACTGATATAAGGTGCATTTCGTGAAGCTTCAAGATTGAAGAGAGAAGTCTAAGTTCGTTATCATGTCAATTAAGATGTTCATAGAAGCTATGTTTGATTCATacgtttgtttgttaattgatAGAATCTATTTTGCCAGAGAATATGCCGATAATTATCGCTGCAAGTATCAAATTGTGGTTTATACCTGTTCGTTTGCTCTTTAATCACACAATGACTTCACAGATCCAACTCCTTGTTTGGGGCGTCGTAATTATTGCTCTTTTTGTCTGTCATTTTTTTttacccttttttttggggggttgatttatatcgacgacttttttaaaaaaaaaaaagacgataactACCCTTCTACTCATCTAacactttatctctctaaaacacttcctctcaaattcaactaaattaaaaaaaaaaaaaccaacaacaacaattaacaacatgACGGAACCCGAACCACCGGTACTTAAACAACTTAATTGcttcattatttggttaatttttttttttgtgcatcGTTAAATCTGTTTGATAATTGATTTACATCACGTATTAACTTAGTAATAGCAAACATTGCGATTTTCTGCGTAAATCTGAAATTTGTCCCTCGAAAGTTGAGCCATGGACGAAAGTTGAAAACCAACGTTCAGCccatggtccaaacgttggaaatGAACGTTCACCGTGGTCCAAACAATGGAAATCCACGTTCACCGTGGACCAAACGTTGGATTTCCCCGCTTGGTCacagagaattttttttttttttttttttttttttaaaaaaaataaaaaaaaaaaaaaattccaccaTGGGCAAACGACCAAACCCAACGTTTGTCCATGGGCAAACGGCCAAAACCATCGTTCCTCCATGGCCAAACGTCCAAAATTCACGTTTCACCATGGATTTTTTGTTGAGTGTTGGTGGTGTGCGGCGGCGGCCGGCAGGCAGCACGGTGGTGTGGTGGTGTGATGTTGTGAaaagttggtggtggtggttaatTGGTGGATTGGTTTTTTATTGTTTGGGTTTTTTGAATTAGAGAGGATAGTTAGTTTGTTAGTGAGAGAGTAGGAGTAGTCGACGTCTTTTGCAatgaaaacgtcgtcgatatttactaaaacgtcgtcgatatttacgaaTCAGGTTTTTTTGGGGGGAGATAGTTTAATCAAAGCTAATCATTGATTGAATAAAAAAAGTTTTCCcttcctctctaaaaaaaactctctaaaaaCCCTAGCCTTCATCAGTTATACGCGGGGCTTCCATTGATTAtcaatcgatggtaagccccaaaattaTTTCATATTTCAATCAATATTATGCAAATCTATTTTCTATTCAGTAAAAGTCTCCCTCTTGGTAAGAATCGTTTTTCTGTCCCTTATTTCGGGATTTTCCATTTATTCGTGGGTTTAGTTTCATCAGTAATATAGTCAAGAATAGTTCGTTGATGGTTCGTAGCGTGTTCTTTGTTCAAAGGGTAGAAGTGATTTGTCAACGATCTTTGGAACTAGTTagaggtaaattttatctcataaatcaaacgaaggatcccctcaaaagctacatgaagatagcgataataggaCGAGCTGAATTGTCAGATGCTGTTTTGAGTTCTCTAatttataagaaaattatttttctttgatttCCATTAGATTTATTTTCGATTATACCTATCCTTTGTAAGTGTCGTATGATGTTCTATTAATgaatttttctttaaaaaaaaaaaaagtaaataaatgattggtGCTGCTTCCTCTGTCCGAAGCAcgtgggatggagggagtataaatggCAAAGCCCATTAGCCCAAAAAAATGAGAAATCGATAAATGTGAGATGGGGAACTCACACCTAATATGCGGATATATCCAACGCTTCATTTCCAATTTTCCACCTTCTGGTTTCGAGTTCTACTGCTTATGCGACATATCTCCATCCAACGCAACTCTTAAATCGAAGATTCATGCTTGAGTGGTGTGTTTACCTCAAGCAAAATTTATAGTTAAAATGCATTTTATAGTGTGAGAGCATGACTGAAAGGTTGATTTAAGGCAAACAAGAAAGTATTCAaagtttttttttggtaaaatgtaaacTCAATTTAAGAGGGAAAAAAAAGCATTTTTGTGAGCTAGCAAGCTCATCAACTCAACaaacaaaatctcattgaagacggcgcgTATCCGTcattttggagtgacggataccatttcctctcacaaataacccaaatagaggagagaagaaagcacatgggggtgcccccaccttgtcc is a window encoding:
- the LOC141609446 gene encoding TORTIFOLIA1-like protein 3, producing the protein MAPKQNAAGLARDLRHRILSCMTKLSDKDTHSHAVSELQSIIPTLTADTFSLFINSLSSISSSDRASVRSASLTLLSSLSSFHGSSLSAHLPKLTAAVLRRLRDHDTAVRSAAAGAVSVFCRHSLSSTSAFNSLVRAFGDALATEQEVSAQGAAAMCVAAAVESSPVVDAVVILKLVPKWMKLLRSDGFKAKSAVLVLLRSVIRACKIGNCDLLRDLVNCVVEFLKSEDWASRKASAEVLTEIAVVERELLSEMKSSCLRLFESRKFDKVKGVREAMVQMVEAWKEVPDVFDDGSPPPNSQTSSRENASNARFPARSKISCTVGLNTPEMRKKQASHRRLSICDSALKTTARNRGVPDVTRRRSSTPVYSKKPSERTADVTDLRGSSVTPNHDDDSVVRREDVKSSKPETKRGLFSKNSSSRVMPYAEDDSNGSLAIDNSLADICRHQKDSDHLSLIRKQLVQIEHQQSSLMDILQKFIGSSQDGMRTLETRVHGLEQALDDISYDLAVSTARMSNVEPPRSSCCLLPGSDFLSSKFWRRPGAHWSTSRFSFSAGTPSVSAINGMTHRSPGNGIGLENRRFRLRGPGGIIMNPLAEIHGDPRGISEASSSRVWRSVRAAA